One Polynucleobacter sp. SHI8 genomic window, TTCTTATCCAAAAATGTCACCAATCCCTGAAAAAAGTAGTATCAGCGAACTCGAAAAAAAGATTTGTGATTAGTCATCATTAACCATGAAATGGTTTTATCTTCGAACAAATCATCTCCATCTCCCAGGCAACTTAGTTAGCCGAAATATTGCTAAAGCGGAAGATGAATTCTGGATCTCTTAATTTTCCACTTAAGCTCATACTTGATTCGTAGATGCATTCACCATCTTTGCCAGGAAGAAATGTACCTGAAAAAGTAACTGATTGACCCTTTTTTAACATGGAAGCACTTTGAAAAAGATTGCTACCAGGATTAATTAAGGTCTTAGCAGAGGCATCTGAAAAATCATTATTCCATGTTTTGACTGTGATATTTTTAGCTAATGAAATTTCTAAAACACCCTTACCGTCACTATTGGCACTTACTTTTTGCACTTTACCTACCCAATTTTTTACAGCCTTATTAGCCAATACATTACAAATGGCCCGGTCACGCTTCGCTTTGATACCCCCTTTTTGCATGTCATTATCAGCACTCTTGGCATCAGCTTGAGCAAGACTTACGATACTTATAAAGTTGTCTTCCTGTGGCGGAATGGAGGCGGAGTTAGCTACCACTGAATAACTTATTTGGGAAAGCACAATGATTGCAACTAACCCTGCTCGGAACATGTTATGAGGTGATCGATAAAGCAATGTCTCTTTCATTTTTTTCCTTCTCTTGAGTTGGAAATGATTTTAGGTATTTTTTAATTATAAATAAAATTTTTACATAGTCGTCACGTTTCATTTGATTGAAATTGAATCATGCAGTTTGAATCTATAAGTTCTATCGCTAGCCTGGTATTTAAGGAATAGCTTCAAGCGAATTCTCTCCAATTTGTTAGGTTTAAATTAGGTAAATATACGCGGGTAGGAAACCCAATTTAAATCACTGAACTGATGTTAATTTAGTACCACGATTAAAGAGAGTATTCATATCTTATCATTGGATCATGATGGGTTGATTGTGGATGATTTTCGGCACTTGGGTTTGTGGTGCTGGTGGTCGATAACCTAAGGCACTGTGAGGCCGAACATGGTTGTAATGCTTGACCCACTCGCCAACGATAACTCTTGCTTCTTTCAGGCTATAAAAGAGTTCGCCATCAAGTAGGTTATCTCTGAAGGTCCCGTTAAAGCTTTCACAAAAGCCATTTTCCCAGGGACTACCTGGTTCAATATAGGCGGTCTTGACACCAATACCGCTGAGCCACTTACGAAGGTCTTTGGCAATAAATTCTGGGCCATAGTACATGCAGAATGGTAGTCAGTCGTAGCAATTTAAGCCATGCTTGTGATTGCGAGATCATTAACAAGGAGTATTACTATGGCTGACCACTTAAATGATAAACCCTATGGGGCATGGATTGCAATTGATATTGCCAAGAACTTTAATGCTGTGCTGAGCGAGACAAACGAGGGTAAACGACAACATTTTCGGATGGCTAATTCTGCCGAGGATCATGATCGATTTATTGTTTTTCTAAAGAGCTTGCCCTCGCCTTGCATCATTGGGTTTGAGGCAACCGGTAATTACCATCGAGCGTTGGGGCATCGCTTGACATCGGAGGGGTTTGAGGTCTGTTTTATTTCATCATTAGCCAGTGCCCGGTACCGCGAGGTGATGTTTAATTCATGGGATAAAAATGATCCCAAAGATGCTGCCGTACTTTTGGAGCTTCTCAAACAGGAGATCACTCAACGTTATGTTGACCCATTAATTGCAGGGCATCACGATCTCCAGGAGCTGTCTAAAACCTACTATCAAGTGACATTAAGTCGCACGCGCTTGCAGCACTCTATACTCACGCACTATCTGCCTTTGTACTTTCCTGAGATGGGTAAATGGTGGAACAGTACTCGCTCTGCTTGGTGGATTAATTATCTTTTGCACTTCCCTATTCCTAGTGCAGTAACGAAACACTCTCAAGAGACGTTTTGCGAGATCGCCAGTCCTATTGTTGGTCGTAAAGTGAATAAAGCAGCCAAGCTTATTGAACTTTATGAGACCGCCCAGCATAGCATTGGACTACCAATTACTGAGGATTCTTTGGCTTGTAAAACCTTTCAAATACAACTGCGACGTTATCAGGAGATCAATGATTGCCGCACTGAGTTAGAAAAGACCGCTCAAGCAGTATTGGCTAATAATCCAGACTCTGTGGTTCTGCAAAGTGTACCGGGGATTGGTCCGATTAATGCCCTAACAATTCTGGCTGAGGGTGGCGATTTACGTCGCTTTAACCATCATCGTCAGTTCTTAAAGTATTGCGGGTTTGATCTAGCCAAGAACCAATCTGGCAATTATCGTGGTCAAGAACACATCTCCAAACGAGGTAATGCACGTTTACGTTTGGCATTGTGGATGGCGGTCAACACCGCCATTACTCAGCCAGAAAATAGTTTTCAGCAAAAATATAAGCGCTATATTAAAGATGCCCCGCAGGATAAGGATTTACAACGCAAAGCACGGACTGCCGTCGCAGCGAAAATGGCACGTGTCGTTTATGGATTAGTGAAGTCAAAACAGATGTATCAAGGTTACTATGAAAAAGCTTTACCCAGTGGATCGATCCCTCTCTGTAGGGCCGTAGAGGCCGTAAGGACCTCGTAGATAATGTTTGGACCTTCCACTGGGACCTCAGATTGTTTTAAGTAGGGTAAAGACCAAAACGTAAAGTGGCGGATCTTGTGTTCATTATGGTTAATCGGGACCCCTGATTTATTTTTGGAAGTGACTGTTTGGGTAGAGGTGAGTAGTAATTTTTAATTTTTTAACTGCAAATTGCAGTGAAGGGATGGCTTTGCCTATCGCTGGAAAAAGTTCTTGCATTTAGTAGCTTTATCCGATCGAATATATTCAGGGATGCCATGAACTACCATCGCATTGGCTAATTGCTCAATCACTTGGATCGAGCCTATCCTTCGGGCACAGTGGATCGTCAAACATCTTCTACTAAATTCATCAATCATCGTGAGCATCCTTATCTTACCGCCATAGGCATCTCTAATAAATACAAAGTCATAACTCCAGACATGGTTAGGATGTGTAGCTCTGAGCCGCATGCAACTTCCATCGTTTAACCATAGCCGACCTCTTGGCGGCTGCTTTTGTGGGACCTTCAACCCTTCCTCTCGCCAAATACGAGCAACTTTAGCCGATGTCGCACTAAGCCAACCAGCGTCCCTCATTAAGCCAGCAATCGTTCGATAACCATAGCGACCGTAGGTACTAGCGAGACGAATCACTTCTGCCCTCATGGGCGTTTCATCATCTCTAGGGATTGGCAAATGACGCCAAGTTGTTCTAGACAGCCCCACTAAACCACAGGCAGATCGCTCAGAGATATGATACTTATCCATGAGCATCTGCGCTGCATTCTTCCGTTTAGCAGGGCTTAATAGTTTCCCTTGATGACTTCCTTGAGCATCACCTCCCGCAGGGATAGGTCAGCTACCAGTTTCTTTAAACGGGCATTTTCCTGCTCAAGTTCTTTGTATTTCTTGGCTTGATCGATTTCCATACCGCCATACATTTTGCGCCAGCGATAGTAGTTTTGTTCACCTACACCAACCTCTTTACAAGCCTGAGCTAGTGTTTTTCCGTTGGCAGTCAAAACTTCGACTTGACGCAACAACATCACTATTTGTTCCGGTTTAATACGTTGACCTTTAGGCATTTTTTACTCCTTTTAGAGATAGATTATCAAAAATTCCTCTCTTTGGGAGTGGTACTAAAAATTAGGTCAGATCAAGTTCTATCAAAGCAGAGGCTAAGAATTGGCCATTATTGATTGAACTTTCCCAAAAAGATGGCATGAAATCAAATTGGATTTCAGAAGTATCTATCATCATTACAGATGCTTCAGGAAATCAAATATTAAATCAATCGAATCAGGGTCCAATGCTATTGGTTGGTTTAAAACCTGGACAATATAATATTCAAGCTATTTATCAAGATAAAAAGATGGTTCGTAGTATTGTTGTTCATTCTGCCAATAATCAAAAAATCTCTTTTCAATGGCGTTAAGTGAGCTTCCGGACTGTTTGTAAATCTTACTGAGCTAAAAGAATAATGGCCCCTACAGAGCAGGCTAATCCTAAAATTTTCTGCCACAAGATTTTTTCTTTGAAAATAAAAATACCTGCCATAGCAGTTACTACAAAGCTCATTTGTGAGATGGGCACAATAGTACTTGCAGGTCCATACTTTAAAGCTTCAAGCAAAATGTAGAGCCCTAAAAATAAAAAGAGTGCTGCTAAAAAGCCTAAATAAAGATATTTCCATACAAAAATAATCTTTTTTTCTTTATGGTAGCAAGATATAAAAGCCAGTGAAAAGAAAACAACTGCTTGACCAGTCAGGATGGATATTGAATTACCACCAGCAATTGCACCCAATTTATAAATAAATCCTGTAATACCAAGGAGGACTGTAGCAATAGCAAGGGTTCGAATCGTTCTATTTTTTTGAGCACTTTGCTTTACATGACTTACCTGAGCGTTGAGATTACTCAGAAGTAAAAATGCTGCAATCACTAATAAAAAGAATGCCAAAACTTTATAAACAGTAATAGGTTCGTCTAAAAAAATAATCGCAAGGGTTGCTGATAAAATAAAGCTACTCCTGAAAACAGGAGCCACCACGCTCACATCGCCAGTACTTAAACTGATTGCAAAATAGAGTAATGCAAAATAAAGCGTTACTCCAGCAGACATCCCATACAAAAATGGCACACCAAAATGAATGGATGATGATGCTATTCCTAGAACCAAAGCACTTGGTAGAAAAAAGATCGTTTGCATGATTAAAAACTGATGGGATGGTAAGCCTTTACGAGCTGCTATTTTAAAAATAACGTCACCCGACCCATAAAAAAACATCGAACATAATGCAATCAGTAGATAAGAATTTTCCATACTTTAGTAAGGCGCTTTTACGATGAATTTGAAATTAGGTCTACTCTTGATCATAATGCATCTGTTAAGAGTCTAAAACAAACTACACTTTGACCAAATTAACCGATATCAGTAGCGAACAGTTCCTACAGGATACTCCGTTCAGATAAGTCATGCCATCTAAGGTTTTATCTATATTCAAGTATTTTTTAGAGTTAGGCCTGCGCAGGACGATTCAAACCAGCGAATTATTGCTTAGGGGGATCTGATTAAGGCTCAGTTTGAGTACGACATTGATATTTAAAGTGTTGTACTTCATCAAGTCGTTATAAAACCAATAGACTTGGCGGAAGGGGCGGGATTCGAACCCGCGGTAGGCGATTAACCTACGCACGCTTTCCAGGCGTGTGACTTAAACCGCTCATCCACCCTTCCGTTACTGGAAAAGTAGATTATACGGTGTTCTGCAATTTAGTTAAACTTTGTTTGCTTAGTTCGAATGGTCAGGTCAAAAATATCGTAAAAAAGCCATAGAATTGAGCCACAGAGACCCCCTACCACTGAAGAAATCATAAGGACTTTAAAAAAATCTAGTGCAGAATTAGTTGGTTGAAATAAACTCATTCCTCCTAAAATCATGGCACAAGCCACTACAAAATATTTAGCGGGTAAAGGCTCTGAACTCATCGTGTTTCTATGGCATACAACACAATCAGTAAAACCAATCACGATGGCACTTTGGCAACGAGGACATTTCATAGGACCCCTTTCGAATATATTATTCTTTTATCCTATTCCTAATGATTGCACAGTGCAATGGGTATTTTTACTCATACAAACAAAAAAGAGGCGCATCAGCGCCTCTTATTGGGCAAATAACACTCTCTTATAAAGCTTCTTTGAGTTGATCCAAAATGGCTGGATTTTCTAGGGTAGAGGTATCCTGTGTAATATCTTCGCCCTTAGCAAGGACTCTTAAAAGGCGGCGCATAATTTTTCCTGAACGTGTTTTAGGTAAGTTATCACCAAACCGTATTTCTTTTGGTTTAGCAATGGGACCAATCCCTTTATTTACCCAATCACGCAACTCTTTTGCTTTGGCTATTGCTGCGTCACCTTCCGGTCTTGCCCCTTTAAGAACGACATAAGCAACAATCGCCTCACCAGTTATATCATCAGGTCGTCCAACCACTGCTGCTTCGGCTACGTCATTATGAGCAACTAACCATGATTCGATTTCCATGGTTCCCATACGGTGACCTGATACGTTCAGAACGTCATCAATACGGCCTGTAATCGTAAAGTTAGCCGTCTTCGCATCACGAATCGCACCATCGCCAGCAAGATACAACCTGCCACCTAAATCTTGTGGAAAATAACTTTTCACAAAACGTTCTGGATCATTCCAAATCGTCCGAATCATCGATGGCCATGGGCGCTTCACCACTAATATTCCGCCATGTCCATTTTGCATATCATGTCCTGTTTCATCAACGATCGCTGCCATGATTCCAGGTAAAGGTAAGGTACATGATCCAGGAACTAATGGTGTTGCTCCTGGTAATGGCGTAATCATGTGTCCGCCAGTTTCTGTTTGCCAGAAAGTATCCACAATCGGACAGTTCTCACCACCAACTTCTTTGTAATACCACATCCATGCTTCTGGATTAATCGGCTCTCCAACGGAGCCTAAAATACGTAGGCTCTTTAAATTAAAGTTGCGTGGATGAGCCTCTGGCGTAGCTCCTGATGCTTTAATCAGAGAGCGAATTGCTGTTGGTGCGGTATAAAAGATAGTGACTTTGTGACGCTCTATCATCTGCCAAAAACGTCCTGCATTCGGGAAAGTTGGCACGCCTTCAAACACAATTTGGGTCGCACCTACAGATAATGGTCCATACGCAATATAACTATGACCTGTAATCCATCCAATATCAGCCGTGCACCAGAAGATATCTTTCATACGAATATCAAATGTCCATTGCATGGTCAAATGGGTCCACAATAAATATCCACCCGTTGAATGTTGCACGCCTTTAGGCTTACCGGTAGATCCCGATGTATAAAGAACAAAAAGTGGATGCTCAGACTCCACCCACTCAGGTTCACAACTGGTTGGTTGTCCTGCAACTAAATCATGCATCCAGTGATCGCGTCCAGTTGTAAAAGAAATATCACTTCCGGTACGTTTATAAATAATGACATGCTGAACAACTGCATCAGCACCTAAAGCTAATGCTTCATCAACGACTGATTTGAGTGGCAACTTTTTGCCGCCGCGCATTTGTTCGTCAGCGGTGATCACAACTGTTGCACCAACATCCACGATTCTTTCTTCGAGAGATTTAGCTGAAAATCCACCAAATACGACAGAATGCGTTGCACCCAATCTGGCACATGCCTGCATCGCCACAATGCCCTCAATCGACATCGCCATGTATAAAACTACACGATCACCCTTCTTCACGCCAATACTCTTTAAACCATTGGCAAATTGACATACACGGGCATGCAGTTCGGAATAGGTAATGTTGGTTACTTCACCAGCATCTGACTCAAAAATGATGGCTATTTTATTGCCTAATCCGGTTTGAATGTTGCGATCAAGGCAATTGTATGAGGCATTGGTTGTACCATCATTAAACCACTCATAAAAAGGCGCTTTGGATTCGTCAAGAACCTTCTTAAATGGTTTTTTCCAATAGAGGTTTTCTTTTGCAAGACGACCCCACGTACCTTCAAAATCTTTTTCAAAGGACTGACACATCGCCTGATATTGACCCATACTACTGATTGCTGCCTGTTTGGCAAACGACTTCGATGGTGGAAACACCCGATTTTCTACCAGTAACTGTTCAATTTCAGACATCATTTTCTCCTTTTTAATAAGTACAAGCTTACCAAATAATCTATGCGATTTTAGATACTATATTTTATCTATTCTCATTTTTATTATATAAAAATGACATTTATTCAATTTTTACGTGAATTGTAAGGTTTACCCTATAAAATAGATTTAAATTAACCTGATTCCACATGATTCGAGAGACGACCTCAATGACTACCATTCGCCAAGAAGACCTCATCCAAAGCGTAGCAGATGCTTTTCAGTATATCTCCTACTATCACCCTATCGACTTTATTCAAGCTTTAGGAAAAGCATATGATCGCGAACAGAGTCCCGCAGCAAAAGATGCCATTGCACAAATCTTAACCAATAGCAGAATGTGCGCTGAAGGCAAGCGCCCTCTCTGTCAAGACACTGGTATTGCTGTGGTTTTTGTGAAAGTTGGTATG contains:
- a CDS encoding IS110 family transposase, with the protein product MADHLNDKPYGAWIAIDIAKNFNAVLSETNEGKRQHFRMANSAEDHDRFIVFLKSLPSPCIIGFEATGNYHRALGHRLTSEGFEVCFISSLASARYREVMFNSWDKNDPKDAAVLLELLKQEITQRYVDPLIAGHHDLQELSKTYYQVTLSRTRLQHSILTHYLPLYFPEMGKWWNSTRSAWWINYLLHFPIPSAVTKHSQETFCEIASPIVGRKVNKAAKLIELYETAQHSIGLPITEDSLACKTFQIQLRRYQEINDCRTELEKTAQAVLANNPDSVVLQSVPGIGPINALTILAEGGDLRRFNHHRQFLKYCGFDLAKNQSGNYRGQEHISKRGNARLRLALWMAVNTAITQPENSFQQKYKRYIKDAPQDKDLQRKARTAVAAKMARVVYGLVKSKQMYQGYYEKALPSGSIPLCRAVEAVRTS
- a CDS encoding DDE-type integrase/transposase/recombinase, whose protein sequence is MDKYHISERSACGLVGLSRTTWRHLPIPRDDETPMRAEVIRLASTYGRYGYRTIAGLMRDAGWLSATSAKVARIWREEGLKVPQKQPPRGRLWLNDGSCMRLRATHPNHVWSYDFVFIRDAYGGKIRMLTMIDEFSRRCLTIHCARRIGSIQVIEQLANAMVVHGIPEYIRSDKATKCKNFFQR
- a CDS encoding transposase; this translates as MPKGQRIKPEQIVMLLRQVEVLTANGKTLAQACKEVGVGEQNYYRWRKMYGGMEIDQAKKYKELEQENARLKKLVADLSLREVMLKEVIKGNY
- a CDS encoding EamA family transporter, with protein sequence MENSYLLIALCSMFFYGSGDVIFKIAARKGLPSHQFLIMQTIFFLPSALVLGIASSSIHFGVPFLYGMSAGVTLYFALLYFAISLSTGDVSVVAPVFRSSFILSATLAIIFLDEPITVYKVLAFFLLVIAAFLLLSNLNAQVSHVKQSAQKNRTIRTLAIATVLLGITGFIYKLGAIAGGNSISILTGQAVVFFSLAFISCYHKEKKIIFVWKYLYLGFLAALFLFLGLYILLEALKYGPASTIVPISQMSFVVTAMAGIFIFKEKILWQKILGLACSVGAIILLAQ
- the acs gene encoding acetate--CoA ligase; its protein translation is MSEIEQLLVENRVFPPSKSFAKQAAISSMGQYQAMCQSFEKDFEGTWGRLAKENLYWKKPFKKVLDESKAPFYEWFNDGTTNASYNCLDRNIQTGLGNKIAIIFESDAGEVTNITYSELHARVCQFANGLKSIGVKKGDRVVLYMAMSIEGIVAMQACARLGATHSVVFGGFSAKSLEERIVDVGATVVITADEQMRGGKKLPLKSVVDEALALGADAVVQHVIIYKRTGSDISFTTGRDHWMHDLVAGQPTSCEPEWVESEHPLFVLYTSGSTGKPKGVQHSTGGYLLWTHLTMQWTFDIRMKDIFWCTADIGWITGHSYIAYGPLSVGATQIVFEGVPTFPNAGRFWQMIERHKVTIFYTAPTAIRSLIKASGATPEAHPRNFNLKSLRILGSVGEPINPEAWMWYYKEVGGENCPIVDTFWQTETGGHMITPLPGATPLVPGSCTLPLPGIMAAIVDETGHDMQNGHGGILVVKRPWPSMIRTIWNDPERFVKSYFPQDLGGRLYLAGDGAIRDAKTANFTITGRIDDVLNVSGHRMGTMEIESWLVAHNDVAEAAVVGRPDDITGEAIVAYVVLKGARPEGDAAIAKAKELRDWVNKGIGPIAKPKEIRFGDNLPKTRSGKIMRRLLRVLAKGEDITQDTSTLENPAILDQLKEAL